In the genome of Quercus robur chromosome 3, dhQueRobu3.1, whole genome shotgun sequence, one region contains:
- the LOC126718321 gene encoding uncharacterized protein LOC126718321, with the protein MAEEQIDYEDEEYGGAQKLQYQGSGAIPALADDELMGEDDDFDDLYNDVNVGEGFLQLHRSEAPLPPGGVGNGGLQTQKTDVPEQRVEAAGAQEMGIPGVSVEGKYSNAGVHYPEQKEGSSAVKAPEMGSSSYPDGSSVSHRGRVVEMTHDPQFRNMGFQGSTSVPPNSGVDPSDMPGKIPNEPMPVLNSATGGPRGAQQMPSNQINVNTNVNHPIINESQIRPPVENGQTMLFVGELHWWTTDAELEGILSQYGRVKEIKFFDERASGKSKGYCQVEFYDSVAAASCKEGMNGHVFNGRPCVVAFASAQTLKQMGASYMSKNQAQNQSQPQGRRPMNEGGGRGNNMNYQSGDGGRNYGRGGWGRGGQGVLNRGPGGGPMRGRGGAMGAKNMVGNNAGVVSGAGGGGYGQGLAGPAFGGPAGGMMNPQGMMGTGFDPTYMGRGGGYGGFPGPAFPGMLPSFPAVNTMGLAGVAPHVNPAFFGRGMPANGMGMMGSAGMDGHHAGMWNDTSMGGWGGEEHGRRTRESSYGGDDGASEYGYGEGNHEKGARSSAASREKERGSERDWSGNSERRHRDEREQDWDRSEREHREPRYREEKDSYRDHRPRERDLGYEDDWDRGQSSSRPRSRSRAMPEEDHRSRSRDVDYGKRRRLPSE; encoded by the exons A TGGCTGAAGAGCAAATAGATTATGAAGATGAGGAATATGGAGGGGCTCAGAAGCTGCAATATCAAGGAAGTGGAGCCATACCGGCCCTTGCAGATGACGAACTGATGGGAGAAGATGATGACTTCGATGATCTCTACAATGATGTTAATGTTGGAGAAGGTTTCCTTCAGTTGCACCGGTCTGAGGCTCCACTCCCACCTGGGGGTGTTGGCAATGGAGGACTTCAAACTCAGAAAACTGATGTTCCTGAACAAAGAGTGGAAGCTGCGGGTGCACAAGAGATGGGCATTCCTGGGGTTTCAGTTGAAGGAAAGTATTCTAATGCTGGTGTGCATTATCCTGAGCAGAAGGAGGGGTCATCTGCTGTAAAGGCACCTGAAATGGGATCTTCTAGTTACCCAGACGGTTCTTCGGTCTCACACAGAGGGAGGGTTGTTGAAATGACTCATGATCCCCAATTCAGAAACATGGGATTTCAAGGATCCACATCTGTGCCCCCCAATTCTGGGGTTGATCCTTCTGATATGCCTGGAAAAATTCCTAATGAGCCCATGCCTGTGCTGAATTCTGCCACTGGTGGTCCTCGAGGCGCTCAACAGATGCcttcaaatcaaatcaatgtGAATACAAATGTCAATCATCCAATAATTAATGAAAGTCAGATCCGGCCACCTGTAGAGAATGGTCAAACCATGCTGTTTGTGGGAGAACTACATTGGTGGACAACTGATGCAGAGCTTGAAGGTATTTTATCTCAATATGGGAGGGTCAAGGAAATTAAGTTTTTTGATGAGAGAGCTAGTGGTAAATCCAAAGGCTATTGTCAAGTTGAATTCTATGATTCGGTTGCTGCAGCCTCTTGCAAAGAGGGAATGAATGGTCATGTTTTCAATGGGCGACCTTGTGTTGTGGCCTTTGCTTCTGCACAAACATTGAAGCAGATGGGAGCTTCTTATATGAGCAAGAACCAAGCTCAGAATCAGTCTCAGCCTCAAGGAAGGAGGCCAATGAATGAAGGTGGGGGGAGAGGGAACAATATGAATTATCAAAGTGGAGATGGAGGAAGAAATTACGGACGGGGTGGATGGGGACGGGGCGGGCAGGGTGTACTCAATCGAGGTCCTGGGGGTGGACCAATGAGAGGAAGAGGAGGGGCCATGGGTGCAAAGAACATGGTTGGGAACAATGCTGGAGTTGTAAGTGGTGCTGGAGGAGGAGGTTATGGACAAGGCCTTGCAGGTCCTGCATTTGGGGGTCCTGCTGGTGGTATGATGAACCCACAGGGCATGATGGGTACTGGGTTTGATCCCACATATATGGGTCGAGGAGGTGGTTATGGAGGTTTTCCAGGTCCTGCTTTTCCTGGAATGCTTCCTTCATTTCCAGCTGTTAATACGATGGGACTTGCTGGGGTGGCACCTCATGTCAATCCAGCTTTCTTTGGTCGGGGAATGCCAGCTAACGGAATGGGAATGATGGGTTCTGCTGGAATGGATGGTCATCATGCAGGAATGTGGAATGACACAAGCATGGGTGGATGGGGAGGAGAAGAACATGGTCGAAGGACGAGGGAGTCAAGTTATGGCGGTGATGATGGTGCTTCAGAATATGGGTATGGAGAGGGAAATCATGAAAAAGGAGCAAGGTCAAGTGCTGCCTCTAGGGAAAAAGAGCGGGGATCTGAGCGTGACTGGTCAGGAAACTCTGAGAGGAGGCATCGTGATGAGAGGGAACAAGACTGGGACAGGTCTGAAAGGGAACACAGGGAGCCCCGTTACAGGGAAGAAAAGGACAGTTACCGAGACCATCGTCCAAGAGAACGTGACTTGGGTTATGAGGATGATTGGGATAGAGGGCAGTCTTCTTCAAGACCTCGGAGCAGGTCCCGAGCAATGCCAGAAGAAGATCATAGGTCTCGATCCAGGGATGTGGATTATGGAAAGAGAAGACGCTTGCCATCAGAGTGA
- the LOC126718322 gene encoding actin-related protein 3, which produces MDPATSRPAVVIDNGTGYTKMGFAGNVEPCFIVPTVVAVNESFLNQSRSSSKASWLAQHSAGVMADLDFFIGDEAVARSRSSTTYNLSYPIQHGQVENWDAMERFWQQCIFNYLRCDPEDHYFLLTESPLTAPESREYTGEIMFETFNVPGLYIGVNSVLALAAGYTTSKCEMTGVVVDVGDGATHVVPVADGYVIGSSIKSVPIAGKDVTLFVQQLMRERGEHVPPEDSFEVARKVKETYCYTCSDIVKEFNKHDKEPAKYVKQWRGIKPKTGAPYSCDIGYERFLGPEVFFNPEIYSSEFSTPLPAVIDKCIQSAPIDTRRALYKNIVLSGGSTMFKDFHRRLQRDLKKIVDARVLASEARLGGEIRSQPVEVNVVSHPIQRFAVWFGGSVLASTPEFFAACHTKAEYEEYGASICRTNPVFKGMY; this is translated from the exons ATGGACCCCGCTACGTCTCGCCCCGCTGTAGTTATCGACAACGGCACCGG GTATACTAAGATGGGGTTCGCCGGTAATGTTGAACCATGTTTTATTGTTCCTACAGTAGTTGCAGTAAACGAGTCGTTTTTGAACCAATCTCGAAGCTCCTCAAAAGCCAGTTGGCTAGCGCAACACAGTGCTGGTGTGATGGCCGATCTTGACTTCTTCATCGGTGATGAGGCAGTTGCGAGATCTCGATCTAGTACTACTTACAATCTCAGCTACCCAATTCAGCACGGCCAGGTGGAAAATTGGGACGCAATGGAGCGGTTCTGGCAGCAGTGTATATTCAACTATTTGCGGTGTGATCCGGAGGACCATTACTTTTTATTGACCGAGAGTCCACTTACTGCACCGGAGAGTCGCGAGTATACTGGTGAAATTATGTTTGAGACATTCAATGTTCCTGGGCTTTATATAGGGGTGAATTCCGTGCTCGCTCTTGCGGCCGGGTATACTACATCTAAG TGTGAGATGACAGGGGTTGTAGTGGATGTTGGAGATGGGGCTACTCATGTTGTACCTGTTGCAGATGGTTATGTCATTGGGAGTAGCATTAAGTCAGTTCCTATTGCTGGGAAAGATGTAACTCTTTTCGTCCAGCAGCTTATGCGG GAAAGAGGAGAGCATGTGCCCCCTGAAGACTCATTTGAAGTGGCTCGGAAAGTGAAGGAAACTTATTGCTACACTTGTTCTGACATTGTCAAG GAATTCAATAAGCATGACAAAGAACCAGCAAAATATGTTAAGCAGTGGAGAGGTATTAAACCAAAGACTGGCGCACCATACTCCTGTGATATCGGCTATGAACGTTTTCTTGGCCCTGAG GTTTTCTTTAATCCTGAAATATATAGCAGCGAGTTTTCAACCCCCCTACCAGCTGTAATCGACAAGTGTATTCAGTCTGCACCAATTGACACAAGAAGAGCATTGTATAAG AATATAGTACTGTCTGGAGGCTCAACCATGTTTAAGGACTTCCATAGGAGGTTGCAACGAGACTTAAAGAAGATTGTGGATGCCAGGGTTCTTGCATCAGAAGCTCGACTTGGTGGGGAAATAAGA TCACAACCAGTAGAAGTTAATGTAGTCAGCCATCCCATCCAGAGATTTGCAGTTTGGTTTGGAGGCTCTGTACTTGCATCAACACCTGAATTTTTTGCG GCTTGCCATACAAAAGCAGAGTATGAGGAGTATGGTGCGAGCATATGCCGAACTAATCCTGTTTTCAAGGGCATGTATTGA